A window of Tissierellales bacterium genomic DNA:
TGTTTGAGCATCTTTAGCTACAAAATAAACGATACCTAGAATCAATATATACAAAGTACCCCTTACATGATTTTTATCCAAAAATCTTTCTTTTCGCTTGTCTATATTTGCATTCAATCCGCTACCCTCCTGTAACTTCCCCCATGTATCTTTTTAATTCGACTTTTGATTTTCTTGTCGCTCTATCTGGTATATGTTTCAAAACACTCTATACTTTCTTGCTGATTTTCTATTTTATTTAGCGCTATTAGAGATCTGTGTATATTTTCAAATATCTTTTTTTCGGAGCTGTGTATATGTATATTATATATTTATTTTTTATTATGGGCAATGTCAGGTTTTGTAAGTAACAAAAGAGGTTCTAAATTTAGGGATACTACAGCAGGACACGTCTTAACAATTTTAAAATGATGGTAGGCAAGAAAGGTTACGAATTTCAACACATCACGTGTTAAGGTTAAATAACACTCGTTTCACCGTTTGTTTAGAATAAAGACTGTCAAGTAATTGGTGTAAATATTCTGAAATTTAATATTTAAAGATTAGTCATAGCCCTTATAAAGGCTATGACTTTTTTGAATATCAATTTTGTATTTTTCAATTTGATTTATATAAATTTGCTCTCAGCAAGCACAAGGTTTGAATAAAATTAAACTAATTTCAAAATAGTACAATCTCTTATTTTTTGAGTCTAGTTATATATAACATCCATAGTTACTAAACACATCATTAAAAAAAAGATTTATCTGTTGTAAAGTTGCTTTTAGTTTTAGCTACTTTAAACCTAACTATCTATTAAAGCTTTCACCAGCATTTGTTAGCATGCATAATATAATTATATTCATAATTTTAATACAATTTATTCTACTTTTCATTGTAACATTTAAAGATCGAATCAACTAGTCTAGTTCCAGTCGAAACTAGTCTAGATAATACTCTCAGTTGTTCTTTACATGCAATGCTTGATGTTTCTTTTGGATAATTAATACTATGACTAATTTCACCCCAAACCTCTTCAAATAAAGTTCGCACTTGTATTTCACAAGTAGTTTTAGTAGCTTCATTATTTGGTTTTATAACATAATGAACACTCGTATAATACGTTTCTTTTAACTCCGTTTTTATACCTAATTTTTCATAAAATTCTTTCGATTCCGGATCCCATGTAAAAGCCTTTGGTTCCTCTACTAATTTCCAGTCCTTAACTTCCTCAACTTTATCCATTATCACTTTATGAATTTCTATGAACTGTTCTTGATGAATATGAAGTATTCTCACTCCAGCCAAATCATTAATTTTATCAAATAAGTTTTCTACATTTATTATTTCATGATTCTTCCCTTTTCTATCTATTTTATCTTTTAAGTGATCTGAATCTTTAAGCCTAGATTTTATTGAATGTACAATTGGTTTCTCTGGATTATTCAATATTGGGTGTTTTGAAAAAAATGTGCTAATTTGATTCAAAAACATTTCTAATTCAAATTGATTTTCTTTTTTATTATAGAAATTAATAACTTCATCGATACTATTTTTATTCTCTATCAAATTAAATAGCCTCCACTCTTTCAATAAAATCTTTTGCAAATCTTTTATATTTTTCCTTAGTTCCTTTATATTTATTATGACTACCATTATTAACTACTATAGAATGTTCTTCAAGAAATTTCTTGTCTTTTTTGCTATAAGTTGACGGTACTTTCCACATAGGACATCTTAATGCCTGTGACATTGCAGGAAATGTATTATGTGTATGCATTACCGCTTTATCTCCAATAGGCTTGTCCCAATTTTCAATAGGTATCCTATTTTGCTCCTTTATATATTTTGCTATAACAAGTGGAATTCTTTCTGCATAGGAAAAATGTGCTTTAGCTAAATCATATTCATTTTGATCTTTAGTGTATTTTTTCGCATTATATATAGTGTATCCTATGAATTGAACAAATTTGTTGGGAAATTTTTTTCTTTTTTCACTAGATATCAACTTATAAATTGTTTCAAACTCTATTCTCCACTGTTCTAAAGAATTTCCTATATTTTGAATTCCATAAAGACTAAACATATCTGGTTGTGCTGGTACGAAAAATCCGTCAACCGTAGATATTATAACTTTATTTAATATTCCAAGACTCGGAGACGTATCTATTATAACATAATCATACTTCCTCTCTTTCGAATAAGCTTCGCATATTCGTCTAATATTTGTAATAGTTCGAATGCTTAAATTATCACTTTGATAAGCACCACTCCATCTTTCCGCTATTTTATTCTCATATTTATGAATTGAAAGC
This region includes:
- a CDS encoding AAA family ATPase; protein product: MKIISVFNNKGGVGKSTLGYHLGCILAEMDKKILFIDLDPQCNLTIYGMEEECLHDLWKEEDLFIDDFAEATSKKELFDKIIKKPRSVHFLLKPAEDGLNEIDELPPPVSLYKNVDLIPGRLSIHKYENKIAERWSGAYQSDNLSIRTITNIRRICEAYSKERKYDYVIIDTSPSLGILNKVIISTVDGFFVPAQPDMFSLYGIQNIGNSLEQWRIEFETIYKLISSEKRKKFPNKFVQFIGYTIYNAKKYTKDQNEYDLAKAHFSYAERIPLVIAKYIKEQNRIPIENWDKPIGDKAVMHTHNTFPAMSQALRCPMWKVPSTYSKKDKKFLEEHSIVVNNGSHNKYKGTKEKYKRFAKDFIERVEAI
- a CDS encoding RelA/SpoT domain-containing protein; translation: MIENKNSIDEVINFYNKKENQFELEMFLNQISTFFSKHPILNNPEKPIVHSIKSRLKDSDHLKDKIDRKGKNHEIINVENLFDKINDLAGVRILHIHQEQFIEIHKVIMDKVEEVKDWKLVEEPKAFTWDPESKEFYEKLGIKTELKETYYTSVHYVIKPNNEATKTTCEIQVRTLFEEVWGEISHSINYPKETSSIACKEQLRVLSRLVSTGTRLVDSIFKCYNEK